One Desulfovibrio aminophilus DSM 12254 DNA segment encodes these proteins:
- a CDS encoding AAC(3) family N-acetyltransferase → MSSTVLWSDFLQHVFVLYEQKFLQRGIAVPDSLAPEFDLIRNTIVDSLEYFSLVGSLEERFGALDMELVSEHGFGALGSLYQGLTGAAPGKQAGITRADMAEALAGLSLEPDGVFVIHSGLQHLGPIQGHAEALHAALQDVAGRGITVMVPAANIPQFKAHAFDARTTPADASLGVFSEYIRSRPGALRSENPLDSAAAIGPQAIALIRPYELAYGEGSPWRQALDLNATALFVGVGLEYASAVHMAELDCRVPYRAMKDFRYRTMGDSGPQESCYRLFARQPETLYDFARIHAVAGFDAACTWQKLGYGVLTKVRMRAIYASAVRVLNENPRFFLEG, encoded by the coding sequence ATGAGCAGCACGGTCCTGTGGAGCGACTTCCTCCAGCACGTCTTCGTTCTGTACGAACAAAAGTTTTTGCAGCGCGGGATCGCCGTTCCGGACAGCCTCGCGCCCGAATTCGACCTGATCCGGAACACCATCGTCGATTCCCTGGAATACTTCTCCCTGGTGGGCAGTCTGGAGGAACGCTTCGGCGCCCTGGACATGGAGTTGGTGAGTGAGCACGGTTTTGGCGCCCTAGGCTCCCTATACCAGGGCCTCACCGGCGCGGCCCCGGGCAAGCAGGCCGGGATCACCCGGGCGGACATGGCCGAGGCCCTGGCCGGTCTGAGCCTGGAACCCGACGGTGTGTTTGTCATCCATTCGGGCCTCCAGCACCTCGGCCCCATCCAGGGCCATGCCGAGGCGCTCCACGCGGCGCTCCAGGACGTGGCTGGACGCGGCATAACGGTCATGGTGCCTGCGGCCAACATTCCGCAGTTCAAGGCCCACGCCTTTGACGCCCGCACCACGCCCGCCGACGCCTCGCTCGGGGTCTTTTCCGAGTACATCCGGTCCCGGCCCGGAGCCCTGCGCAGCGAGAACCCCCTGGATTCCGCAGCGGCCATCGGGCCCCAGGCCATCGCCCTGATCCGCCCCTACGAACTGGCCTACGGCGAGGGCTCGCCCTGGCGGCAGGCCCTGGACCTGAACGCCACGGCCCTGTTCGTGGGCGTGGGGCTGGAATACGCCTCGGCCGTGCACATGGCCGAGTTGGACTGCCGGGTACCATACCGGGCCATGAAGGACTTCCGCTACCGGACCATGGGCGATTCCGGCCCCCAGGAGAGCTGCTACCGGCTCTTCGCCCGACAGCCGGAGACACTCTACGATTTCGCCAGGATCCACGCCGTGGCGGGCTTCGACGCCGCCTGCACTTGGCAGAAGCTCGGCTACGGCGTTTTGACGAAGGTCCGAATGCGCGCTATCTATGCTTCTGCCGTTCGTGTGCTGAACGAAAATCCTCGTTTTTTCCTGGAGGGATAA
- a CDS encoding class I SAM-dependent methyltransferase, giving the protein MAWDECWEKIFSEREWGKYPSESVIRFMAKYFYKAPDRRAVKVLDLGCGTGTVSWYCAREGFTVFGIDGSATGVRRAQERFAHEGLNGEFRVGDITKLPYADRSFDAVIDGFAMAANDRESHAVILKEVRRVLKPEGLFYSIFPDVDTMGYGSGITLDRYVQKNLTTGPFAQEGTIYFFDEDEIKRQFQGFTVESLEMLRRTFDNRQSHCTEWVFVGRP; this is encoded by the coding sequence ATGGCTTGGGACGAATGCTGGGAAAAGATATTCTCGGAGCGCGAATGGGGCAAGTATCCCTCGGAAAGCGTCATCCGGTTCATGGCCAAATACTTCTATAAGGCCCCGGACCGGCGCGCGGTCAAGGTTCTGGACCTGGGTTGTGGCACGGGCACGGTCTCCTGGTACTGCGCTCGTGAGGGCTTCACGGTCTTCGGCATCGACGGCTCGGCCACCGGAGTGCGCCGAGCCCAGGAGCGCTTCGCCCACGAAGGCCTCAACGGCGAGTTCCGGGTGGGCGACATCACGAAGCTGCCCTACGCCGACAGATCCTTTGACGCGGTCATCGACGGCTTCGCCATGGCCGCCAACGACCGCGAGTCCCACGCCGTGATCCTCAAGGAGGTGCGTCGCGTGCTCAAGCCCGAGGGCCTGTTCTACTCCATCTTCCCGGACGTGGACACTATGGGCTACGGCTCGGGTATCACCTTGGACCGCTACGTGCAGAAAAACCTGACTACGGGCCCGTTCGCCCAGGAAGGCACTATCTACTTCTTCGACGAGGACGAGATCAAACGGCAATTCCAAGGCTTTACGGTAGAATCCCTGGAGATGCTCCGGCGCACCTTCGACAACCGCCAGAGCCACTGCACTGAATGGGTCTTTGTCGGCAGGCCCTAA
- a CDS encoding cytidylyltransferase domain-containing protein has protein sequence MTPKIWGFIFARGGSKGLPGKNIRPLDGVPLLGYAVRAAHDSGCVERVIVSTDDPAIAEAARACGAEVPFLRPAELARDDSPEWLAWRHAVDALDYFDVFVSLPATAPLRIGADVKACVETYLRGDCDMVVTVRAAERHPSFNMVRLDEDGYASLLMPLGDVARRQDAPAAFDMTTVAYVTSPRFIREHSGLFQGRVRVVEVPAERAVDIDTELDFAFAEFLMRRRNQGKKP, from the coding sequence ATGACACCGAAAATCTGGGGATTCATTTTCGCCCGGGGCGGGTCCAAGGGCCTGCCGGGCAAGAACATCCGGCCCCTGGACGGCGTCCCCCTGCTGGGCTACGCCGTGCGCGCCGCCCACGACAGCGGCTGCGTCGAGCGGGTCATCGTCTCCACCGACGATCCGGCCATCGCCGAGGCGGCCCGCGCCTGCGGGGCCGAGGTTCCCTTTCTGCGCCCGGCCGAGCTGGCCCGTGACGACTCGCCCGAGTGGCTGGCCTGGCGGCACGCCGTGGACGCCCTGGACTACTTCGACGTCTTCGTCTCCCTGCCCGCCACGGCCCCGCTGCGCATCGGCGCGGACGTGAAGGCCTGCGTTGAGACCTATCTCCGGGGCGACTGCGACATGGTGGTCACCGTGCGGGCGGCGGAACGCCATCCCTCGTTCAACATGGTCCGGCTGGACGAGGACGGCTACGCCTCGCTGCTCATGCCCCTGGGCGACGTGGCCCGGCGGCAGGACGCCCCGGCGGCCTTCGACATGACCACCGTGGCCTACGTCACCTCGCCGCGTTTCATCCGTGAGCATTCCGGCCTGTTCCAGGGCCGGGTGCGGGTGGTGGAGGTTCCGGCCGAGCGGGCCGTGGACATCGACACGGAGCTGGATTTCGCCTTCGCGGAATTTCTCATGCGGCGCCGCAACCAAGGAAAGAAGCCATGA
- a CDS encoding SDR family oxidoreductase, with amino-acid sequence MKSIRELMDLSGRAALVTGGAGHIGRACCEALAEMGCAVAVIDLDQDSCRETADDLARRFEVSTLPLALDLADEKAVVAAPDRVADALGSLGILVNCAAFVGTSKLQGWGVPFEQQRLDTWRAALEVNLTAPFALIQAAARYLRASGHGSVVNVGSTYGVVGPDWSLYEGTSMSNPAAYAASKGGLIQLTRWLATTLAPDVRVNSLCPGGVFRNQPECFVRRYEARTPAGRMATEEDMKGTLLYLAGDLSRYVTGQNIMVDGGWTAW; translated from the coding sequence ATGAAGAGCATTCGGGAACTCATGGATTTGAGCGGCCGCGCGGCCCTGGTCACCGGCGGGGCCGGGCACATCGGCCGGGCCTGCTGCGAAGCCCTGGCCGAGATGGGCTGCGCCGTGGCCGTCATCGACCTGGACCAGGACAGCTGTCGCGAAACGGCCGATGATCTGGCGCGGCGCTTCGAAGTGTCCACCCTGCCCCTGGCCCTGGACTTGGCCGACGAGAAGGCCGTGGTCGCCGCGCCGGATCGCGTCGCCGACGCCCTGGGTTCCCTGGGCATCCTGGTGAACTGCGCGGCCTTCGTGGGCACTTCCAAACTTCAGGGTTGGGGAGTGCCTTTCGAGCAACAGCGCCTGGACACCTGGCGCGCGGCCCTGGAGGTCAACCTCACCGCTCCCTTCGCCCTGATCCAGGCCGCGGCCCGGTATCTGCGCGCCTCGGGGCACGGCTCGGTGGTCAACGTGGGCTCGACCTACGGCGTGGTGGGCCCGGACTGGAGCCTCTACGAGGGCACGTCCATGAGCAACCCGGCGGCCTACGCCGCCAGCAAGGGTGGCCTGATCCAGCTCACGCGCTGGCTGGCCACCACCTTGGCCCCGGACGTGCGCGTGAACAGCCTCTGCCCGGGCGGCGTCTTCCGCAACCAGCCGGAATGCTTCGTGCGCCGCTACGAGGCCCGCACCCCGGCGGGGCGCATGGCCACGGAAGAGGACATGAAGGGTACGTTGCTGTATCTGGCCGGGGATCTCTCCCGCTACGTCACGGGACAAAACATCATGGTGGACGGCGGCTGGACCGCCTGGTGA
- a CDS encoding Gfo/Idh/MocA family protein produces MRVLVVGFGSIGGRHARLLAGLGHEVACLTRNPDCPHPVFASAEAAQAAFRPEAAVVATATADHQSALENLARAGFRGRVLVEKPLFHRADLEIPAGPGPVFVGYNLRFHPLVPRLRELLRDRRILSIQAYVGQHLSLWRPGRDFRQCYSAHRDQGGGVLRDLSHELDLVQLLAGPWSRVAAVLGTFGDLGIESEDTACLLLEAAGCPAATIQLNYLDPRGRRELLVLAQGLSLKADFVAGILETPEGVERFAAERDTTYLAQARAFVGDCAGLCTLGEAGQTLALIDAAEQAARDGRWVCA; encoded by the coding sequence ATGCGGGTTCTGGTCGTCGGCTTCGGCTCCATCGGCGGACGCCACGCCCGCCTGCTGGCCGGACTGGGCCACGAGGTGGCCTGCCTGACCCGCAACCCGGACTGCCCGCACCCGGTCTTCGCCTCGGCCGAGGCGGCCCAGGCGGCGTTCCGGCCCGAGGCGGCGGTGGTGGCCACGGCCACGGCCGACCACCAGAGCGCCCTGGAAAACCTGGCGCGGGCGGGATTCCGGGGCCGCGTGTTGGTCGAGAAGCCGCTCTTTCATCGAGCCGACTTGGAGATTCCCGCCGGGCCGGGACCGGTGTTCGTGGGCTACAACCTGCGCTTCCACCCCCTGGTTCCCAGGCTGCGGGAACTGCTCCGCGACCGCCGCATTCTTTCCATCCAGGCCTATGTGGGGCAGCACCTTTCCCTCTGGCGGCCGGGCCGGGACTTCCGGCAATGCTATTCCGCGCACCGGGACCAGGGAGGCGGCGTTCTGCGCGACCTGTCCCACGAGCTGGACCTCGTGCAGCTCCTGGCCGGGCCCTGGTCGCGGGTGGCGGCGGTGCTCGGAACCTTCGGCGACCTGGGTATCGAGTCCGAGGACACGGCCTGCCTGCTTCTGGAAGCTGCGGGCTGCCCCGCCGCCACCATCCAGCTCAACTACCTGGACCCCCGAGGACGGCGGGAGCTTCTGGTCCTGGCCCAGGGCTTGAGCCTCAAGGCCGACTTCGTGGCCGGGATCCTGGAGACGCCCGAGGGCGTCGAGCGTTTCGCTGCCGAGCGGGACACGACGTATCTGGCCCAGGCCCGGGCCTTTGTCGGGGACTGCGCCGGGCTCTGCACCCTGGGCGAGGCCGGACAAACCTTGGCGCTCATCGACGCCGCGGAACAGGCCGCCCGGGACGGGCGGTGGGTGTGTGCATGA
- a CDS encoding NAD-dependent 4,6-dehydratase LegB: MKLTGKRILVTGADGFIGSHLTEHLVRLGFRVRAFVLYNSFNSWGWLDESPEEVKAELDVFAGDIRDPNGVRQAMRGCDVVLNLAALIAIPYSYHSPDTYVDTNVKGALNVVQAARDLGVERVIQTSTSEVYGTARFVPITEEHPLQPQSPYSASKIGADQIALSFHHAFGTPVSVIRPFNTYGPRQSARAVIPTVITQIATGVRHVRLGAQHPTRDFSFVEDIVRGFVAVARADACLGQVTNIGSGFEISIGDTARTIAEVMGADIEIVCDQERLRPENSEVERLFAGIERAAERCGWQPEYAGIDGFRRGLARTVEWFRTPDNLRRYKAGRYNI, encoded by the coding sequence ATGAAACTTACGGGCAAGCGAATTCTCGTCACCGGGGCGGACGGATTCATCGGTTCGCACCTGACTGAGCACTTGGTGCGCCTGGGGTTCCGGGTGCGGGCCTTCGTGCTCTACAATTCCTTCAACTCCTGGGGCTGGCTGGACGAATCGCCTGAGGAGGTCAAGGCCGAACTGGACGTTTTCGCTGGCGACATCCGCGATCCCAACGGGGTGCGCCAGGCGATGCGAGGTTGCGACGTGGTCCTCAACCTGGCCGCGCTCATCGCCATCCCCTATTCCTATCACTCCCCGGACACTTACGTAGACACCAACGTCAAGGGCGCGCTGAACGTGGTCCAGGCGGCCCGCGACCTGGGCGTGGAGCGCGTGATCCAGACCTCCACCAGCGAGGTCTACGGCACGGCGCGGTTTGTGCCCATCACCGAGGAGCACCCCCTCCAGCCCCAGTCGCCCTATTCGGCCTCCAAGATCGGCGCGGACCAGATCGCGCTCTCGTTCCACCACGCCTTCGGCACGCCGGTGTCGGTGATCCGGCCCTTCAACACCTATGGCCCCCGGCAGTCCGCCCGGGCCGTGATCCCCACCGTGATCACCCAGATCGCCACCGGCGTCCGCCATGTGCGGCTCGGGGCCCAGCACCCCACGCGGGACTTCAGCTTCGTGGAGGACATCGTGCGCGGCTTCGTGGCGGTGGCCCGGGCCGACGCCTGCCTGGGGCAGGTCACCAACATCGGCAGCGGATTCGAGATATCCATCGGCGACACGGCCCGGACCATCGCCGAGGTCATGGGCGCGGACATCGAGATCGTCTGCGACCAGGAGCGTTTGCGGCCGGAGAACAGCGAGGTGGAACGCCTCTTCGCGGGCATCGAGCGGGCCGCCGAGCGCTGTGGCTGGCAGCCCGAATACGCCGGAATCGACGGCTTCCGGCGCGGACTCGCGCGCACCGTGGAATGGTTCCGGACCCCTGACAACCTCCGGCGCTACAAGGCCGGCCGCTACAACATCTGA
- a CDS encoding nucleotidyltransferase family protein → MKDWKKALVRVTGTMRDAVQALNDGSVRMALAVDAEGRLRGVITDGDIRRGLLVGKTLESPLLDVLVTDFRAARPGDGDAAILAVMRELDIHQMPVLDAEGRVIGLKVLGELSAPLPRDNWVVLMAGGLGTRLRPLTEDCPKPLLPVGGRPLLETIMQQFIQHGFHNFFISVNYRADMVEEHFGDGTRLGVSIEYLREREPLGTAGALGLLPRKPDAPVFVMNGDLLTRVDFPGMLDFHLTQGAHATMAVRGFDIQVPYGVVDVRENSIVGLEEKPVQKFFVNAGIYVLGSEAVAEIAPDAYLDMPSLFSRLMEQGSPTAAFPIHEYWMDIGRRQDFEQANCDFALHFQRQER, encoded by the coding sequence ATGAAGGATTGGAAAAAGGCCCTGGTACGCGTCACCGGCACGATGCGGGACGCCGTGCAGGCGCTCAACGACGGCAGCGTGCGCATGGCCCTGGCCGTGGACGCCGAAGGCCGCCTCCGGGGCGTGATCACGGACGGCGACATCCGGCGCGGCCTGCTGGTCGGGAAGACGCTGGAAAGCCCGTTGCTGGACGTGCTCGTCACCGATTTCCGGGCGGCCCGCCCCGGCGACGGCGACGCGGCGATTCTCGCCGTCATGCGTGAGCTGGACATCCACCAGATGCCCGTGCTGGACGCCGAGGGCCGGGTCATCGGCCTGAAGGTGCTCGGCGAACTATCCGCGCCGTTGCCGCGCGACAACTGGGTGGTGCTCATGGCCGGAGGCCTGGGCACACGGCTGCGCCCCCTCACCGAAGACTGTCCCAAGCCCCTGCTGCCCGTGGGCGGGCGGCCGCTGCTGGAAACCATCATGCAGCAGTTCATCCAGCACGGTTTCCACAATTTCTTCATCTCCGTGAACTACCGCGCCGACATGGTCGAGGAGCATTTCGGCGACGGCACCCGGTTGGGCGTGAGCATCGAGTACCTGCGCGAACGGGAGCCCCTGGGCACCGCCGGAGCCCTGGGCCTCCTGCCCCGGAAGCCGGACGCCCCGGTCTTCGTCATGAACGGCGACCTACTCACCCGGGTGGACTTCCCCGGCATGCTCGACTTTCACCTGACCCAAGGGGCGCACGCCACCATGGCCGTGCGCGGCTTCGACATCCAGGTGCCCTACGGCGTGGTGGACGTGCGCGAAAACAGCATCGTGGGCCTGGAAGAAAAGCCGGTGCAGAAATTCTTCGTCAACGCGGGCATCTACGTCCTGGGTTCCGAGGCCGTGGCGGAGATCGCCCCGGACGCCTACCTGGACATGCCCTCGCTGTTCTCCCGGCTCATGGAGCAGGGCAGCCCAACGGCCGCCTTCCCCATCCACGAGTATTGGATGGACATCGGCCGCAGACAGGATTTCGAGCAGGCCAACTGCGACTTCGCCCTGCACTTCCAACGCCAGGAGCGCTAG